One Coregonus clupeaformis isolate EN_2021a chromosome 21, ASM2061545v1, whole genome shotgun sequence DNA window includes the following coding sequences:
- the LOC121538742 gene encoding complement component C1q receptor-like, with the protein MVVVGLLDYVGMMLLLLLLQISIWGATGADTGREATVCTSNACFTFHMERVSFEDARMKCEDNGGYLVTTKEKGEVAELQSIISQIDERHRNFDYKCWIGLKLHKGDCIITDLSLRGFKWISGSENSQYSNWEKEPRSTCTEERCVLVHYSLSSRNELKWTDGSCKDKAFYACKFYFKGMCKPLLLAGGEQVNYMLPFSANPLNGDNMTAFPFGTYADVTCNGNDNFSICKLMDGVYDWTIPGPFCASDKQSCGYKNGGCDHVCVDSDAGGVLCGCKAGYVLGQDRVSCGFKEYCHSSPCQYQCVTGPTGFSCVCPNGFQLDKDQFGCIDVDECQMKACDGHRCINTQGSYTCKCNEGYTLVEGKCHDIDECTESRCPQICLNSEGSFSCHCYSGFTVSENRHTCIDIDECLSNRCEDKCTNTIGSFRCSCHQNFQLHPNGITCIRDVTVVSTAETSSVHRDNDQHDNTIDTITISTVELQNEPQFTDGPPRDTITHDITREEPSRKTIGTSGPTHNGSFLSSWLFICVIASVVPLLLLIAVTSAIVIFRCSRSKREARMKIATADSYCWVASGIETRLETFDGSLESTA; encoded by the coding sequence atGGTTGTTGTTGGTTTGTTGGATTATGTGGGAATGATGCTGTTGCTACTTTTACTGCAAATCTCTATCTGGGGAGCCACTGGAGCAGACACCGGCAGAGAAGCAACCGTGTGCACATCCAATGCCTGTTTCACTTTTCATatggagagagtcagctttgaaGACGCTCGTATGAAATGTGAAGATAACGGAGGTTACTTGGTAACAACTAAAGAAAAAGGTGAGGTAGCAGAGCTTCAATCAATCATTTCACAGATCGACGAAAGACATCGCAATTTCGACTACAAGTGTTGGATCGGACTGAAATTACATAAGGGGGACTGCATTATAACGGACTTAAGTCTCAGAGGTTTTAAGTGGATATCTGGAAGTGAAAATTCCCAATATTCCAACTGGGAGAAGGAACCTCGCAGCACCTGCACAGAGGAGCGTTGCGTATTGGTACATTATTCTTTATCCAGTCGCAATGAATTAAAATGGACGGATGGATCTTGCAAAGACAAGGCCTTTTACGCGTGCAAATTCTATTTCAAGGGCATGTGTAAACCTTTGTTGTTGGCAGGAGGAGAGCAAGTTAATTACATGCTCCCATTCTCAGCAAATCCATTAAATGGGGACAACATGACTGCGTTTCCATTTGGAACATATGCTGATGTAACATGCAATGGGAATGATAACTTTTCTATTTGCAAATTAATGGATGGTGTATATGACTGGACTATCCCCGGTCCGTTTTGCGCCTCGGATAAACAGAGCTGTGGCTATAAAAACGGCGGGTGTGATCATGTGTGCGTTGATAGTGACGCCGGAGGTGTCCTTTGTGGATGCAAGGCCGGTTATGTGTTAGGACAGGACAGAGTATCTTGTGGCTTCAAGGAATATTGTCACAGTTCTCCATGTCAGTACCAATGCGTAACAGGACCAACAGGCTTCTCGTGCGTATGCCCAAACGGCTTCCAATTGGATAAAGACCAATTTGGTTGTATCGATGTTGATGAATGCCAAATGAAGGCCTGCGACGGTCATCGTTGCATCAATACCCAAGGTAGTTACACATGTAAGTGCAATGAAGGCTACACACTGGTTGAGGGCAAATGCCACGATATAGACGAGTGCACTGAATCTAGATGTCCCCAAATATGTCTTAACTCTGAAGGATCCTTCTCCTGCCATTGCTACTCAGGGTTCACTGTGTCCGAGAACCGTCATACGTGTATAGATATAGACGAATGCCTCAGTAATCGATGCGAGGACAAGTGCACTAATACCATTGGTAGTTTCAGGTGTTCTTGCCATCAGAACTTCCAGTTACATCCTAATGGAATCACCTGCATTCGAGATGTGACTGTTGTTTCCACTGCTGAGACGTCAAGTGTTCATAGAGACAACGACCAACACGACAACACCATTGACACTATAACCATCTCTACGGTTGAATTACAAAACGAGCCTCAGTTCACCGACGGACCACCTCGAGACACTATTACGCACGACATTACGCGCGAGGAGCCATCCAGAAAAACCATTGGAACGAGTGGGCCTACGCACAATGGCTCTTTTTTGAGCTCGTGGCTGTTTATTTGCGTTATTGCTTCTGTTGTTCCACTACTTCTTCTAATTGCAGTAACCTCTGCTATTGTCATATTTCGATGTAGTCGTTCAAAAAGAGAAGCGAGGATGAAAATCGCAACTGCTGACAGTTATTGTTGGGTCGCTTCCGGTATAGAGACTCGGTTAGAAACATTTGACGGGTCACTTGAAAGCACGGCGTGA